From Echinicola jeungdonensis, the proteins below share one genomic window:
- a CDS encoding alpha/beta fold hydrolase: MKALKFTTLLLLLIGFLGCKTQNPTLQEKSQTETLAVDRPKSVNVRGETIHYIEKGNGEPIILIHGAIGDYNAWALQMDTLALNHRAIAISRRYAWPNQQPGPDVSFDCTVALHAKDIVGFMEEMKISSAHLIGHSYGAMIALRTTIDHPSKVKSLVLGEPGVETMLSGTVKGDSLINDFRTNFDVAVSLYKRGKHEEAVRQFLITVLGSDEVYDVVPQAVRDGWLQNLVEGICIAETQDLASISHEELSQIKAPVLLIKGQNSPAYLATASDSLNLVLPNSELRLLPNASHGLQGENPSEFNKLVVKFLNDN, encoded by the coding sequence ATGAAAGCATTGAAATTCACTACGTTACTCCTGCTTTTGATAGGTTTTTTAGGTTGCAAAACCCAAAATCCCACCTTACAAGAAAAATCCCAGACCGAAACCTTGGCGGTCGACCGGCCGAAATCGGTCAACGTTCGCGGTGAAACTATACATTATATCGAAAAAGGCAATGGAGAACCCATCATCTTGATTCATGGGGCAATCGGCGATTACAATGCTTGGGCCTTACAAATGGATACCTTGGCACTAAACCATAGGGCAATTGCTATAAGTCGTCGCTATGCTTGGCCAAACCAACAACCAGGCCCTGATGTTTCATTTGATTGTACAGTGGCACTTCATGCAAAAGATATTGTTGGTTTTATGGAAGAAATGAAAATTTCCTCTGCACATTTAATTGGTCATTCCTACGGGGCCATGATTGCGTTGCGAACGACTATTGACCACCCCTCTAAGGTAAAATCCCTTGTTCTTGGAGAACCTGGAGTGGAAACCATGCTCTCAGGTACAGTTAAAGGGGATTCTCTTATAAATGATTTTCGTACTAACTTCGATGTTGCAGTCAGTCTTTATAAAAGAGGAAAACATGAAGAGGCCGTGCGTCAATTTCTAATAACCGTATTAGGGTCGGATGAAGTCTACGATGTCGTACCACAAGCTGTTCGGGACGGTTGGTTACAAAATTTGGTAGAAGGAATATGCATTGCGGAAACCCAAGATTTAGCTTCCATTTCACATGAGGAACTTAGTCAAATAAAAGCACCAGTCCTACTCATAAAAGGGCAAAATTCCCCTGCTTATTTGGCGACGGCGAGCGATTCGTTGAATCTAGTCCTACCGAACAGTGAGCTGAGATTGTTGCCAAATGCTTCGCACGGCTTACAGGGAGAAAACCCATCTGAATTCAATAAGCTCGTCGTAAAATTTCTAAACGATA